Proteins encoded in a region of the Campylobacter showae CSUNSWCD genome:
- a CDS encoding MalY/PatB family protein encodes MKYDFDTPVERGGTYSSKWKTSGDELPMWVADMDFKVAPEILEALQKRLDNGVFGYSYVPQEWSEAICSWWSRRHDVKFDPSWLIFCTGVIPIISSAVRKFTSVGDKIVIQSPVYHVFYRSIENNGRIALTNELAYDGRGYDIDFADLEEKLADPLTTMFILCNPHNPVGKIWSKEKLAKIGELCAKHGVLVISDEIHCDITSPGKSYIPFIRASETCKNISITCVSPTKAFNIAGLQSSAAVVPNPKLRAKMAKAINDDEVGEGNAFSCIAAIAAFERGEAWLEQMREYLEQNRKIVSEFLQNELPQIRLAEQDATYLLWLDCREICDDASDFHKFLRQKAGLWLNDGNAYRGEEKCFLRLNIATQRSRVLEGLKRLKSGALAYAKSRE; translated from the coding sequence ATGAAATACGATTTTGATACGCCTGTAGAGCGAGGCGGGACGTATTCGTCAAAGTGGAAAACGAGTGGCGACGAGCTACCGATGTGGGTGGCGGATATGGATTTTAAGGTCGCGCCGGAGATTTTAGAGGCATTGCAAAAACGGCTGGATAACGGAGTTTTTGGATATTCGTACGTGCCGCAGGAGTGGAGCGAGGCCATCTGCTCGTGGTGGAGCAGGCGTCACGACGTCAAATTTGACCCAAGCTGGCTGATTTTTTGCACGGGCGTGATCCCGATCATCAGCTCTGCCGTGCGCAAATTTACGAGCGTGGGCGATAAAATCGTGATCCAAAGCCCCGTCTATCACGTCTTTTACCGCAGTATCGAAAACAACGGCAGGATCGCGCTTACAAACGAGCTAGCATACGACGGGCGCGGCTACGATATCGACTTTGCAGACCTCGAAGAAAAACTCGCCGACCCGCTAACGACGATGTTTATCCTTTGTAACCCGCACAATCCAGTCGGCAAAATTTGGAGCAAGGAAAAGCTAGCCAAAATCGGCGAACTATGCGCTAAACACGGCGTTTTGGTGATCTCCGACGAGATTCATTGCGACATCACGAGCCCCGGCAAAAGCTACATACCCTTTATCCGCGCGAGCGAGACTTGCAAAAACATCTCGATCACCTGCGTTTCGCCGACTAAAGCCTTTAACATCGCCGGCTTGCAAAGCTCCGCCGCTGTGGTGCCAAACCCAAAACTGCGCGCTAAAATGGCAAAAGCCATCAACGACGACGAGGTCGGCGAGGGCAACGCATTTTCTTGTATCGCGGCGATCGCGGCGTTTGAGCGAGGCGAAGCGTGGCTCGAGCAGATGCGTGAATACCTAGAGCAAAACCGCAAAATCGTAAGCGAGTTTTTGCAAAACGAACTGCCGCAGATTAGGCTTGCAGAGCAGGACGCCACGTATCTGCTATGGCTTGACTGCCGCGAAATTTGCGACGACGCGAGCGATTTTCATAAATTTTTACGCCAAAAAGCGGGTCTTTGGCTAAACGACGGCAACGCGTATAGAGGCGAGGAAAAATGCTTCTTGCGCCTCAATATCGCCACGCAAAGATCGCGCGTGCTAGAGGGGCTAAAACGCCTAAAATCAGGCGCTCTGGCCTACGCGAAAAGTAGGGAATAA
- a CDS encoding heavy-metal-associated domain-containing protein, which yields MKKILLLAAICGAVFAQQTYELNVPNMNCGGCAKKIEDAAKGVKGVTAVSYDLKSKDVNITADNGVNVMDVVNAIQAKKYKVGIKE from the coding sequence GTGAAGAAAATTTTACTTTTGGCGGCGATTTGCGGCGCTGTTTTTGCGCAGCAAACCTACGAACTAAATGTACCAAATATGAACTGCGGCGGTTGCGCCAAGAAAATCGAAGATGCCGCAAAGGGCGTCAAGGGTGTCACCGCAGTGAGCTATGATCTAAAAAGCAAAGACGTAAACATCACCGCAGATAACGGCGTGAACGTGATGGATGTCGTGAACGCGATCCAAGCCAAAAAATACAAAGTCGGTATCAAAGAATGA
- a CDS encoding heavy-metal-associated domain-containing protein, translating into MKKLALALALCAAAFADKTLVYEIPNMACVSCYEVITQTLNTLNGVKKFEVNLEAKTADIVVQDDFAENTVVEALKKQGYQAILKSAK; encoded by the coding sequence ATGAAAAAGCTAGCTCTAGCGCTGGCGCTTTGCGCGGCGGCGTTTGCGGACAAGACTTTAGTTTACGAGATCCCAAACATGGCCTGCGTGAGCTGCTACGAGGTCATCACGCAGACGCTAAATACGCTTAACGGCGTGAAGAAATTTGAGGTAAATTTGGAAGCTAAAACGGCCGACATCGTCGTCCAGGACGACTTTGCCGAAAATACGGTCGTAGAGGCGCTCAAAAAACAGGGCTATCAGGCGATTTTAAAATCTGCTAAATAG
- the typA gene encoding translational GTPase TypA, with the protein MEKIRNIAVIAHVDHGKTTMVDELLKQSGTFNEHQAVGERVMDSNDIERERGITILSKNTAIRYKDTKINIIDTPGHADFGGEVERVLKMVDGVLLLVDAQEGVMPQTKFVVKKALSLGLRPIVVVNKIDKPAADPDRVINEIFDLFVALEANDEQLEFPVVYAAARNGYAKLNLTDENVNMQPLFETILSHVPAPSGDINNPLQLQVFTLDYDNYVGKIGIARIFNGKISKNQNVMLAKADGTKTTGRISKLIGFLGLERRDIDEAQVGDIVAIAGFEALDVGDSVVDPNSPIPLDPLKIEEPTLSVVFSVNDSPLAGTEGKHVTSNKLDERLASEMKTNIAMRYENIGEGKFKVSGRGELQITILAENMRREGFEFCLGRPEVIVKEIEGVRCEPFELLVCDVPDEFSGTVIEKLGRRKAEMVSMHPTGDGQTRIEFEIPARGLIGFRSQFLTDTKGEGIMNHSFLEFRPLIGSVEHRSNGALVSMENGVTLAYSLWNLQDRGVLFVDPQTKTYVGMIIGEHSRPNDLDVNPIKGKNLTNVRASGSDDAIKLVPPRKLSLERALEWIEEDELVEVTPSNIRVRKRYLDPTIRRRMAKTKE; encoded by the coding sequence TTGGAAAAGATACGAAACATCGCCGTCATCGCTCACGTCGATCACGGCAAAACCACGATGGTTGACGAGCTCTTGAAACAATCGGGTACTTTTAACGAGCACCAAGCCGTCGGTGAACGCGTGATGGACAGCAACGACATCGAGCGCGAGCGCGGCATCACGATTCTCTCGAAAAACACTGCGATCCGCTACAAGGACACCAAAATCAACATCATCGACACCCCGGGCCACGCCGATTTTGGCGGCGAGGTGGAGCGCGTGCTAAAGATGGTCGACGGCGTTTTGCTGCTCGTAGACGCACAAGAAGGCGTAATGCCGCAGACTAAATTCGTCGTGAAAAAAGCGCTCTCGCTCGGCCTTCGCCCAATCGTCGTCGTAAATAAAATCGACAAACCCGCAGCCGATCCTGATCGCGTGATAAACGAGATTTTCGACCTTTTCGTGGCGCTTGAGGCAAACGACGAACAGCTGGAGTTCCCAGTCGTTTATGCAGCGGCTAGAAACGGCTACGCGAAGCTAAATTTGACCGACGAAAACGTAAATATGCAGCCGCTTTTCGAGACGATTTTATCTCACGTTCCGGCTCCTAGCGGCGATATAAACAACCCTTTGCAGCTTCAGGTTTTCACGCTTGATTACGACAACTATGTCGGTAAAATCGGCATCGCTCGTATCTTTAACGGCAAAATTTCTAAAAACCAAAACGTGATGCTCGCTAAAGCCGACGGCACGAAAACTACGGGCAGAATTTCAAAACTCATCGGCTTTTTGGGTCTTGAGCGCCGCGACATCGACGAGGCGCAGGTGGGCGATATCGTGGCGATAGCGGGCTTTGAGGCGCTGGACGTCGGCGATAGCGTCGTAGATCCAAACTCTCCGATACCGCTTGATCCCCTAAAAATCGAGGAACCTACGCTTAGCGTCGTGTTTAGCGTAAACGACAGTCCGCTAGCGGGTACCGAGGGTAAACACGTAACATCAAACAAACTCGACGAACGTCTAGCTAGCGAGATGAAAACCAATATCGCGATGCGCTACGAAAACATCGGCGAGGGTAAATTTAAGGTTAGCGGCCGCGGCGAGCTACAGATCACGATTTTGGCCGAAAATATGCGCCGAGAGGGCTTTGAGTTTTGCCTCGGACGTCCCGAGGTTATCGTAAAAGAGATCGAAGGCGTACGCTGCGAACCGTTTGAGCTGCTAGTGTGCGACGTGCCGGACGAGTTTAGCGGCACCGTGATCGAAAAGCTCGGACGCAGAAAGGCCGAGATGGTCTCGATGCACCCGACCGGCGACGGACAGACCAGGATCGAGTTTGAGATCCCTGCGCGCGGTCTTATCGGTTTTAGAAGCCAGTTTTTGACCGATACGAAGGGCGAGGGCATCATGAACCACAGCTTCCTTGAGTTTCGACCGCTCATCGGTAGCGTCGAGCACCGCAGTAACGGCGCTCTAGTCTCGATGGAAAACGGCGTGACGCTAGCGTATAGCCTCTGGAACTTGCAAGATCGCGGCGTCCTTTTCGTCGATCCGCAAACCAAGACCTACGTGGGCATGATCATCGGCGAGCACAGCCGTCCAAACGATCTGGACGTAAACCCGATCAAGGGCAAAAATCTCACCAACGTGCGCGCTAGCGGCTCTGACGATGCTATCAAGCTCGTGCCGCCTAGAAAGCTCAGCCTAGAGCGCGCTTTGGAGTGGATCGAGGAGGATGAGCTGGTCGAAGTCACGCCGTCAAACATACGCGTGCGTAAACGCTATCTAGATCCTACTATACGCCGCAGAATGGCAAAAACCAAAGAATAA
- a CDS encoding flagellar hook-length control protein FliK, with translation MQTTQNDILSFDASIKGGVKKQSKSSQKGGKEDGAFLSMVLDAAAKKGENLSAKDLKEMAKAVNLSTQTAQNQQTKAPIQSTDVKEILGEEAAENLFENATFMQLLQILEMLSGGEKISKFPNFENRLAKALSSETTLNELRGAKNLNELIEIANKLNLGLENIEVTQAQADELGEKFPNLAKKDFFEPVTPKKNFAFSELKNKVEETISASEPEPKDTLNKLLAAVQEEQNKAQPKDANAKAQDAQNLAQNSKIIKEAVKNDGEKETNLKDEKPNLKAESELNLTAAKSEKSVLGQDSKKINLQNLLFPERENAEEQILTKTQSDNGENSELNAMVKDVISNAKAQSRNFQAVRETFDNFSSNLKEQVAAYKSPFMRFNITLNPLNLGEVEITMVNRGNNLHINFNSNTQTMNLFLQNQAEFKNSLVNMGFTELEMNFSDQNQPKKEQGQKSYKGSKFSSDDAEQSEPSAPRLELVVPRYV, from the coding sequence ATGCAGACAACTCAAAACGATATTTTGTCCTTTGACGCGAGCATCAAAGGCGGCGTGAAAAAGCAGAGCAAAAGCTCGCAAAAAGGCGGTAAAGAGGACGGCGCATTTCTCTCTATGGTGCTAGACGCGGCCGCGAAAAAGGGCGAAAATTTAAGCGCAAAAGACCTAAAAGAGATGGCAAAAGCCGTAAATTTATCCACTCAAACGGCTCAAAATCAGCAAACCAAAGCGCCCATACAAAGCACAGACGTAAAAGAAATTTTAGGCGAGGAAGCGGCAGAAAATTTATTTGAAAACGCGACTTTTATGCAGCTTTTGCAAATTTTAGAGATGCTTAGCGGCGGCGAAAAAATCAGCAAATTTCCAAATTTCGAAAACCGCCTAGCCAAAGCACTCTCAAGCGAAACGACGCTAAACGAGCTAAGGGGAGCCAAAAATCTAAACGAGCTAATAGAGATCGCAAATAAGCTAAATTTAGGTCTAGAAAATATCGAAGTAACACAAGCTCAGGCTGACGAACTGGGTGAGAAATTTCCAAATTTGGCGAAAAAAGATTTCTTTGAACCAGTAACTCCTAAGAAAAATTTCGCATTTAGCGAGCTAAAAAACAAGGTCGAAGAGACGATAAGCGCAAGCGAGCCAGAACCCAAAGATACGCTAAATAAACTACTCGCCGCCGTACAAGAAGAGCAAAACAAAGCCCAGCCCAAAGACGCCAATGCAAAAGCGCAAGACGCACAAAATTTGGCTCAAAACTCCAAAATCATAAAAGAAGCGGTAAAAAACGATGGCGAAAAAGAGACAAATTTAAAAGACGAGAAACCAAACCTTAAAGCCGAAAGCGAGCTAAATTTAACCGCCGCAAAAAGCGAAAAATCAGTGCTCGGCCAAGACTCTAAAAAGATAAATTTACAAAATTTGCTATTTCCCGAGCGCGAAAACGCCGAAGAGCAAATTTTAACCAAGACCCAAAGCGATAACGGCGAAAACAGCGAACTAAACGCGATGGTAAAAGACGTCATCTCAAACGCCAAGGCGCAAAGTAGAAATTTCCAGGCCGTGCGCGAGACGTTTGATAACTTTAGCTCAAATTTAAAAGAGCAAGTCGCAGCATATAAATCGCCTTTCATGCGCTTTAACATCACGCTAAATCCGCTAAATTTGGGCGAGGTCGAGATCACGATGGTAAATCGCGGCAACAATCTGCATATAAATTTCAACTCAAATACGCAGACGATGAACCTATTTTTACAAAATCAGGCCGAGTTTAAAAACAGCCTCGTAAACATGGGTTTTACCGAGCTTGAGATGAACTTTAGCGATCAAAATCAGCCTAAAAAAGAGCAAGGGCAAAAGAGCTACAAAGGCTCCAAATTTAGCTCCGACGACGCAGAGCAAAGCGAACCGTCCGCGCCTCGTTTAGAGCTCGTCGTTCCACGATATGTGTAA
- a CDS encoding flagellar basal body rod modification protein produces MSNGLETNNFTVNNQAAKKSADALQKAAGTNPNAQLDKDAFMKLLLTELQYQDPTSPMDTEKMLTQTSQLASLEMQENTNKMMQKLADQLKNSTNMYAVGVLGKMAKIGDSGIVKEEGSGVKFAGFLESAAKGGTINIKDGTGKLVRKLEFGQASAGANTFEWDGKDSAGNDAKAGTYSVEINYVDHAGGAKTGGVGNYLVEGVKFIDGVAQVKVGGQYVSIDKVKEFTEPSKG; encoded by the coding sequence ATGTCAAACGGACTAGAAACCAATAACTTTACGGTAAACAACCAAGCCGCCAAAAAATCGGCGGACGCCTTACAAAAGGCCGCAGGCACCAATCCAAACGCCCAGCTAGACAAGGACGCTTTTATGAAACTTCTTTTGACCGAACTTCAGTATCAAGACCCGACAAGTCCGATGGATACGGAAAAAATGCTAACTCAAACTAGCCAGCTAGCCTCGCTTGAAATGCAAGAAAATACGAACAAAATGATGCAAAAGCTAGCTGATCAGCTAAAAAATAGCACCAATATGTACGCCGTCGGGGTGCTAGGCAAGATGGCTAAAATCGGCGATAGCGGTATCGTAAAAGAAGAGGGCTCGGGCGTCAAATTTGCGGGATTTTTAGAAAGCGCGGCAAAAGGCGGCACAATAAATATCAAAGACGGCACCGGCAAACTCGTAAGAAAGCTAGAATTCGGCCAAGCTAGCGCCGGAGCCAATACATTCGAGTGGGACGGCAAGGATAGCGCGGGCAACGACGCAAAAGCAGGCACCTACTCGGTAGAGATAAACTATGTCGATCACGCTGGCGGCGCCAAAACCGGCGGCGTAGGCAACTACCTAGTAGAGGGCGTCAAATTTATCGACGGCGTCGCGCAAGTAAAGGTCGGCGGACAATACGTCAGCATCGACAAAGTAAAAGAATTTACCGAGCCGTCAAAAGGATAA